A window from Bacteroidia bacterium encodes these proteins:
- the queA gene encoding tRNA preQ1(34) S-adenosylmethionine ribosyltransferase-isomerase QueA has translation MKLSQFRYKLPQELIAEYPAENRDECRLMVLDRKKKTIEHKVFKDILSYFDDGDVMILNNTRVFPARMYGNKEKTGAKIEVFLLRELNRETLLWDVLVDPARKIRIGNKLYFGDNDELVAEVIDNTTSRGRTLRFLFDGGYDEFKRRIYKLGETPLPRYIKRPVEPEDEFRFQTIFAKHEGAVAAPTSGMHFSRELLKRLEIKGVHLPEITMHLGLGTFRQVEVEDLTKHKMDSEQLIIPDDMVTIINKAKDERKKVCSIGTATLRALETSVSTTGHLKSFNGWTNKFIFPPYDFQVSNCLITNFHQPQSTLLMNVCAFAGYEFTFEAYREAIKEGYQFLAYGDAMLIL, from the coding sequence ATGAAGCTTTCTCAATTTCGCTACAAACTTCCACAAGAATTAATCGCAGAATATCCAGCCGAAAACCGTGACGAATGCCGTTTGATGGTTTTGGATCGCAAGAAAAAAACCATTGAACACAAGGTTTTTAAAGATATATTATCCTATTTTGACGATGGGGATGTGATGATTTTGAACAATACCCGTGTTTTTCCTGCCAGAATGTATGGTAACAAAGAAAAAACAGGGGCAAAAATTGAAGTCTTTTTGTTACGTGAGCTTAACAGAGAAACCTTGCTTTGGGATGTTTTGGTAGATCCGGCTCGTAAAATTAGAATTGGTAACAAACTATACTTTGGCGATAACGACGAATTAGTGGCTGAGGTAATTGATAATACCACCTCTCGGGGCCGAACACTTCGCTTTCTTTTCGATGGAGGTTACGATGAATTCAAACGTCGTATCTACAAATTAGGAGAAACTCCACTTCCACGCTACATCAAGCGTCCGGTTGAACCGGAAGATGAATTTCGCTTTCAAACCATCTTTGCTAAACACGAAGGAGCAGTTGCTGCACCAACCTCCGGAATGCACTTTAGCCGTGAACTTTTAAAGCGCCTCGAAATCAAAGGGGTTCACCTGCCTGAAATTACCATGCACTTGGGATTAGGAACCTTTCGCCAGGTGGAAGTAGAAGATTTAACCAAACACAAAATGGATTCGGAACAATTAATCATTCCGGATGATATGGTTACCATCATTAATAAAGCCAAAGACGAACGCAAAAAAGTTTGCTCCATCGGAACGGCTACACTTCGTGCCTTGGAAACCAGCGTTTCTACAACCGGTCACTTAAAATCTTTCAATGGTTGGACCAATAAATTTATCTTCCCACCATACGATTTCCAGGTTTCGAATTGTTTAATAACTAATTTTCATCAACCGCAATCTACTTTGTTGATGAATGTTTGCGCCTTTGCCGGTTACGAATTTACTTTCGAAGCATACCGCGAAGCTATTAAGGAAGGTTATCAATTCCTTGCTTATGGTGACGCCATGTTAATCCTTTAA
- the ispD gene encoding 2-C-methyl-D-erythritol 4-phosphate cytidylyltransferase, whose product MERWAIVVAGGSGQRMGSELPKQFLTLGGKPILVHTLELFLQCLSSPEKIRLVIPPSHFPTWNSLAPDHLKQIPLIPGGSTRYESVKNGLNSIPASGVVAIHDGVRPMASENLIMLAYSQAENKGSAIPLVPLNDSLRWSNNNHWEAFDRNLIRAVQTPQVFSTSLLMEAYQKTAYSEHITDDTMVFEKAGFIPHFIPGERENIKITTPIDLVTAEAILQENKRS is encoded by the coding sequence ATGGAAAGGTGGGCCATTGTGGTGGCAGGAGGCTCCGGTCAACGGATGGGATCAGAGCTTCCTAAACAATTCCTCACCCTCGGAGGTAAACCCATTTTGGTACATACCCTCGAACTTTTCCTTCAATGCCTCTCTAGTCCGGAAAAAATCAGACTGGTTATACCTCCATCTCACTTCCCAACCTGGAATTCCCTGGCCCCTGACCATCTTAAACAAATACCACTCATTCCCGGAGGGTCCACCCGATACGAAAGCGTAAAAAACGGATTAAATTCCATTCCGGCTTCCGGTGTTGTAGCTATCCATGATGGGGTTAGACCAATGGCTAGTGAAAACCTAATCATGCTAGCCTATTCCCAGGCTGAAAATAAGGGGTCAGCTATTCCTCTGGTTCCTCTCAACGACTCTCTTCGGTGGTCAAACAATAATCATTGGGAAGCTTTTGACAGAAACTTAATTCGCGCAGTTCAAACACCACAAGTGTTTTCAACAAGTCTCCTTATGGAAGCCTATCAAAAAACTGCTTACTCCGAACATATAACCGACGACACCATGGTCTTTGAAAAAGCCGGATTTATACCCCATTTTATACCAGGTGAACGTGAAAATATCAAAATTACAACACCCATTGATTTAGTTACCGCTGAGGCAATTTTACAGGAAAACAAACGTTCCTAG
- a CDS encoding D-alanyl-D-alanine carboxypeptidase, whose protein sequence is MIRNIFQFLLFCTLILIFPSYTPGKTGVGEISSNSSNEKFNEEESIRMDIRPELAYKPENIRAGLVFDVNENKIVWAKGLTNKCNIASLSKMMVALITLEDIESGRLKWDSLVSVTKEASWIGGSKVYLNPGIKVTIEELLNAAMIASGNDAAYLLAQLNAGSEQKFVQRMNLKAFDLGMLGTKFYNCTGLPVGKGHEDNYSTPADLLVLAKELLKHEEILSITKKKMESVHNGRSLFVYENKNKLVSTYSEEVDGLKTGFTRSAMFCLCATSHRCDYRVITIVLGVESGWLRNQIVTNLFNNYYNSIGLGQLGECTDPTAQALLPGSSEE, encoded by the coding sequence ATGATAAGAAACATTTTTCAGTTTTTACTCTTTTGTACTTTAATTCTAATTTTCCCTAGTTACACACCGGGAAAAACAGGAGTTGGTGAAATTTCCTCCAATTCTTCCAATGAAAAATTCAATGAGGAAGAATCTATTCGGATGGACATTCGTCCTGAATTGGCTTATAAACCCGAAAACATTCGAGCAGGTTTGGTTTTCGATGTGAATGAAAATAAAATTGTTTGGGCTAAAGGTTTAACGAATAAATGCAACATTGCTTCACTTAGCAAAATGATGGTTGCTTTAATTACCTTAGAAGATATTGAAAGCGGCAGATTAAAATGGGATAGCCTGGTTTCTGTTACCAAAGAGGCTAGTTGGATTGGAGGATCCAAAGTTTATTTAAATCCAGGGATTAAAGTTACCATTGAAGAATTGTTGAATGCAGCTATGATAGCCTCAGGAAATGATGCTGCTTACTTACTTGCCCAGTTGAATGCCGGATCGGAACAAAAATTTGTTCAACGAATGAATTTGAAAGCATTTGATCTTGGTATGCTTGGAACTAAATTCTATAATTGTACAGGACTACCGGTTGGTAAAGGCCACGAAGACAATTATTCAACCCCTGCGGACCTTTTAGTATTGGCCAAAGAATTACTTAAACACGAAGAAATTCTTTCCATTACCAAAAAGAAAATGGAAAGTGTGCACAACGGACGTTCCCTCTTTGTGTATGAAAATAAAAATAAATTAGTTTCTACCTATTCCGAAGAAGTTGATGGCTTAAAAACCGGTTTCACACGCAGCGCTATGTTTTGCCTGTGTGCAACAAGCCACCGCTGCGATTACAGAGTGATTACCATCGTTTTGGGCGTTGAAAGTGGATGGTTACGTAACCAAATAGTAACCAATCTATTTAACAACTATTACAATTCCATTGGTTTAGGTCAATTGGGCGAATGCACAGACCCAACAGCTCAAGCCTTACTTCCAGGTAGTTCTGAAGAATAA
- the pssA gene encoding CDP-diacylglycerol--serine O-phosphatidyltransferase yields MGIRNHIPNILTCCNLLCGCMAIVKAFDGQLADAAIYVYVAAIIDFFDGFAARLLNASSPIGKELDSLADVVSFGVTPSVIVYHLLQQSMNFNWSSYYVFTQFPFMKYFPFIIAAFSALRLAKFNIDPRQALDFIGVPTPANALLVCSFPLLLHFHLPTLIKFSEKLIYVDIIYHPAFLCGLSLVMSILLVSEIRLFSLKFKDFGWRTNLNRYVFLAVAAIMVAIFHFNATPIIIVFYIIWSVIWYNLIDPRLNPVSTTKSE; encoded by the coding sequence TTGGGAATTCGCAATCACATACCCAATATTTTAACCTGTTGCAACTTGCTGTGTGGATGCATGGCTATTGTAAAGGCTTTTGACGGACAATTAGCCGACGCTGCTATCTATGTTTATGTAGCAGCAATTATCGACTTCTTCGACGGATTTGCCGCACGTTTACTCAATGCCTCCAGTCCAATAGGTAAAGAACTCGACTCCTTGGCCGATGTGGTTTCCTTTGGTGTTACTCCCAGCGTTATTGTTTATCACCTGCTTCAACAAAGCATGAATTTTAATTGGTCAAGCTATTACGTCTTTACCCAATTTCCTTTCATGAAGTATTTCCCTTTCATTATTGCTGCATTTTCAGCATTACGATTGGCAAAATTCAATATAGATCCCAGACAAGCGCTAGATTTTATCGGTGTACCTACACCGGCAAATGCATTATTAGTTTGTTCGTTTCCACTACTTTTACATTTCCACTTACCAACATTAATTAAATTCTCAGAAAAATTAATCTACGTAGATATTATCTACCACCCGGCCTTTTTATGCGGATTAAGCTTGGTTATGAGCATTTTACTGGTTAGTGAAATTCGATTATTTTCTTTAAAATTTAAGGATTTCGGCTGGAGAACCAATTTAAACAGGTATGTATTTCTTGCCGTAGCAGCAATCATGGTTGCCATTTTCCACTTTAATGCTACTCCAATAATTATTGTATTCTATATCATTTGGTCGGTAATTTGGTACAACCTGATTGACCCTCGATTAAACCCGGTTTCTACCACAAAATCGGAATAA
- a CDS encoding glucosaminidase domain-containing protein produces the protein MVNRFFLFILLHCIGVTAFSQQTITEQEYINTYKSIAVREMLQYGIPASITLAQGMLESGNGNSKLAREAKNHFGIKCHGEWEGPTYHQDDDAKNECFRKYKQAEESYEDHSQFLKTRERYASLFKLDRKNYKAWAKGLKDAGYATNPKYPELLIRIIEQWSLHELDLLDQIPNTPDQTPILSDTPAKTKNEKASIASRQVYIINNIKAIKVKSGDTYEAITQEFGMGNWEIPRYNEFPKEKKPIEGEIIYLQPKRRKSNVGCHSVLSGETIWDIAQHYGIKTKFLLKWNQLDTRQPLQAGQKIKLKKKACKP, from the coding sequence ATGGTTAATCGGTTCTTCCTTTTTATTCTACTCCATTGCATTGGTGTAACTGCCTTTTCCCAACAAACAATTACAGAACAGGAATATATTAATACCTATAAATCTATTGCCGTTCGGGAAATGCTCCAATATGGAATTCCGGCAAGCATAACACTCGCCCAGGGAATGTTGGAATCAGGCAATGGAAATAGCAAATTAGCACGTGAAGCAAAAAATCATTTCGGTATCAAATGCCATGGTGAATGGGAGGGACCAACCTATCACCAAGATGATGATGCTAAAAATGAATGCTTTAGAAAATATAAACAAGCTGAAGAAAGTTACGAAGACCATTCCCAATTTCTAAAAACAAGAGAAAGATATGCCAGCCTGTTTAAACTCGATCGAAAAAACTACAAAGCTTGGGCTAAGGGACTCAAAGACGCAGGTTATGCCACCAACCCCAAATACCCCGAATTACTCATCCGTATTATTGAACAATGGTCCTTGCACGAATTGGACCTTTTAGACCAAATACCCAATACCCCAGACCAAACTCCAATATTATCCGACACACCTGCCAAGACTAAAAATGAAAAAGCATCAATTGCTTCCCGACAAGTTTATATTATCAACAATATCAAAGCAATAAAAGTAAAAAGCGGTGATACCTACGAAGCCATAACTCAAGAATTCGGAATGGGAAACTGGGAAATACCTCGTTATAACGAATTTCCCAAAGAGAAAAAACCAATTGAAGGAGAAATTATATATTTACAACCTAAACGTAGAAAATCCAATGTTGGATGCCATTCTGTACTCAGCGGAGAAACCATTTGGGATATCGCTCAACACTATGGAATTAAGACTAAATTTCTACTTAAATGGAATCAATTGGATACCCGACAACCGCTACAAGCCGGACAAAAAATTAAGTTAAAAAAGAAAGCCTGTAAGCCATGA